The Setaria italica strain Yugu1 chromosome IX, Setaria_italica_v2.0, whole genome shotgun sequence genome has a window encoding:
- the LOC101754989 gene encoding putative pentatricopeptide repeat-containing protein At1g13630, with translation MPFRPRIPLRRLLPHLQRCAPRPPVPQRRSLSYSPSSAALSAAATESEEEAVLGRDAPPLAPPHSGGAGGGRPGSVWARKGAFEENDAELERKASIAARLRLCHELLWQRRWREMRGELAQMVGEQGPDSASILSDILLNGFREWHSNSIIWDALANSYARAQMIDDALYVLSKMSSLNMQISVPTFDSLLYSLRKTDMALEIFEKMESCGLSPSDYSHSILIDGLCKQDKIGEALSFLQEARKEGKFKPLGMTFNILMSALCNLGFIQDAKSIFCLMLKYGLNPNRYTYSTIIHGLCKTGSVREAFDIFQSVTEEGMELDIVTYNSLINGFRLHGHTREIPKMIEMMRNQGVEPDLVTYTILIAGHCEGGDVEEGMKIRKDIIDQGLELNIVTYSVLINALFKKGLVYEVENLLSEICSIGLDMDVVAYSILIHGYSKLGEIGRALEVCKVMCSSQRVMPTSLNHVSILLGLCKKGFLDVARLYLENVATKYQPTDVVLYNVVIDGYAKVGDIGNAVQLYDQIIKAGLCPTIITCNSLLYGYCKIGDLHTAESYFRAIQISDLQPTAVTYTTLMDALSEARKVHAMLSVFNEMTEKGIRPNAITYSVVIKGLCKQLMFHDAMHVLDDMYRQGFNADPIPYNTLIQGFCEARDVKMAFHIYELMVCHGLTPTPVTYNLLINVLCSKGLVIHAEMELESFRKQGAELRKFAYTTLIKAQCAKGMPYRAIMWVGKLLDAGFEASIEDFSATINRLCKRQFTEEALMLIPIMLSVGVYPDIQLYHVLGAAIRKRNELFYLPILQALAIKTGI, from the exons ATGCCCTTTCGACCACGCatccccctccgccgcctcctacCTCACCTCCAGCGCTGCGCTCCCCGCCCACCCGTGCCTCAGCGTAGATCGCTCTCCTACTCCCCCTCCTCGGCGGCGTtgtcggcggccgccacggagtccgaggaggaggcggttctGGGTAGGGACGCGCCGCCGCTAGCCCCTCCCCACTCGGGCGGGGCGGGAGGTGGGCGGCCTGGGTCTGTCTGGGCACGCAAGGGGGCGTTTGAGGAGAACGACGCGGAGCTGGAGCGGAAGGCCTCGATTGCCGCGCGGCTCAGGCTCTGCCATGAGCTGCTGTggcagaggaggtggcgggAGATGCGCGGCGAGTTGGCCCAGATGGTGGGCGAACAAG GACCTGATTCTGCATCGATTCTTAGTGACATCTTATTGAATGGATTCAGAGAGTGGCATTCAAACAGCATTATTTGGGATGCTCTAGCAAATAGTTATGCTAGAGCTCAGATGATTGATGATGCTCTTTATGTTCTTAGCAAAATGAGCAGCCTAAACATGCAAATCTCGGTACCAACCTTTGACAGTTTGTTGTACAGTCTAAGAAAGACAGACATGGCACTGGAGATTTTTGAAAAGATGGAATCATGTGGTCTCTCCCCCAGTGATTATTCCCATAGCATTCTCATAGATGGCCTCTGCAAGCAAGATAAAATTGGAGAGGCTCTATCTTTCCTTCAAGAGGCTAGGAAAGAGGGGAAATTCAAACCCCTAGGAATGACCTTTAACATCCTTATGTCTGCATTGTGTAATTTGGGTTTTATTCAGGATGCAAAATCAATTTTCTGCCTGATGTTGAAGTATGGATTAAATCCGAACAGGTACACGTATTCAACCATTATACATGGTCTATGTAAAACAGGTTCTGTACGTGAAGCATTTGATATTTTTCAGAGTGTGACTGAAGAAGGAATGGAACTTGATATTGTCACCTACAACAGCCTTATTAATGGCTTTCGCTTGCACGGTCATACAAGAGAAATTCCAAAAATGATTGAGATGATGAGGAACCAAGGGGTCGAACCCGATCTTGTTACTTATACTATACTTATTGCTGGCCATTGTGAAGGTGGTGATGTTGAAGAAGGTATGAAGATAAGAAAGGACATCATAGATCAAGGTTTGGAGTTGAATATTGTCACATATAGTGTCCTTATCAATGCTCTCTTCAAAAAAGGCTTGGTTTATGAGGTCGAAAACCTACTTAGTGAGATATGCAGTATTGGTCTGGATATGGATGTCGTTGCATATTCCATCCTCATCCACGGGTACTCCAAGCTAGGAGAAATTGGAAGAGCACTTGAAGTCTGCAAAGTAATGTGCTCTTCTCAGAGGGTAATGCCAACTTCATTAAACCATGTATCTATTCTTCTTGGCCTTTGCAAGAAAGGATTCCTTGATGTAGCGAGGTTGTATTTGGAAAATGTAGCTACCAAATATCAGCCAACAGATGTAGTACTCTATAATGTAGTCATTGATGGCTATGCAAAAGTGGGCGATATTGGTAATGCTGTTCAGCTGTATGATCAGATTATTAAGGCTGGTTTGTGCCCAACCATTATAACATGCAACTCTCTTCTATATGGTTACTGCAAGATTGGGGATCTGCATACAGCAGAGAGCTATTTTAGGGCTATTCAGATAAGTGATCTGCAGCCAACGGCAGTTACATACACCACCTTGATGGATGCGCTCTCTGAAGCTCGGAAAGTTCATGCCATGCTAAGTGTTTTTAATGAAATGACTGAAAAAGGGATCAGGCCAAATGCAATAACTTACAGTGTAGTTATTAAAGGACTTTGTAAGCAACTCATGTTCCATGATGCTATGCATGTACTTGATGATATGTATAGACAAGGTTTTAATGCTGATCCAATACCTTACAACACGCTTATACAAGGTTTTTGTGAAGCACGGGACGTCAAAATGGCTTTCCACATATATGAACTAATGGTATGCCACGGACTGACGCCCACGCCTGTTACTTATAACTTGCTTATTAATGTGCTGTGCTCAAAGGGACTAGTCATTCACGCAGAAATGGAACTGGAGTCCTTTAGAAAACAGGGCGCTGAGCTGAGAAAATTTGCATATACGACACTTATCAAAGCCCAATGTGCAAAAGGAATGCCTTACAGGGCGATTATGTGGGTTGGTAAGCTTCTAGATGCAGGGTTTGAGGCTTCTATTGAAGACTTTAGTGCCACAATCAACAGACTATGCAAAAGACAATTCACCGAAGAAGCTTTGATGCTCATACCGATTATGCTATCTGTTGGTGTTTATCCAGATATTCAGCTGTACCATGTGCTGGGCGCGGCTATACGGAAGAGAAATGAGCTTTTCTATCTACCCATATTGCAAGCACTTGCTATCAAAACTGGCATTTAG
- the LOC101756752 gene encoding uncharacterized protein LOC101756752, producing the protein MMGSGDPAADPLSPLLRHPGALTLTLSRRVAMARDATAAAVPALRPAWLIDLIPLLVVLLIAAHVLALGYWIYRLATDGSRQPARSKKH; encoded by the exons ATGATGGGCTCGGGCGACCCGGCCGCCGACCCCCTCTCGCCGCTCCTCCGCCACCCCGGCGCGCTCACCCTCACCCTCTCCCGCCGCGTCGCCATGGCGCGCgacgccaccgcggccgccgtgcCCGCGCTCCGCCCCGCCTGGCTCATCGACCTCATCccgctcctcgtcgtcctcctcatcGCCGCCCACGTCCTCGCCCTC GGGTACTGGATCTACAGGCTCGCCACGGACGGGTCCAGGCAGCCCGCGCGGAGCAAGAAGCACTAA
- the LOC101757052 gene encoding uncharacterized protein LOC101757052, producing the protein MGYIYGDLLKAKQDIAVRLNGNEKKYGPIRGIIDARWDSKLKTPLHKAGYFLNPGFFYDNKKEMEDEVLMEAVVQCAAQMYRDDITMQDNIVSQLTMYTEATGSFGTPMAIRQRNIPTISPANWWSVHGGSAKDLRKMAIRILSLTCSSSACERTWSAFERVHSKKRTRLGQRKLNALVFIMFNKRLQWKYSQKDRDPLVAKFIDDESTNEWIVDPDAPAPQLEDDAQSGSVRGKRRLIHKSTSSKAKKARVVAEDELEEFDSSESEEEEGGNIPYADGDGSNDHEADDVASDNE; encoded by the exons ATGGGATACATTTATGGTGATCTTCTCAAAGCAAAGCAAGATATTGCAGTACGCTTAAATGGAAATGAGAAAAAATATGGTCCTATTCGGGGAATCATAGATGCAAGGTGGGACAGCAAGCTTAAGACTCCATTGCACAAAGCTGGGTATTTCTTAAATCCAGGTTTCTTCTATGACAATAAGAAAGAAATGGAGGATGAAGTCTTGATGGAAGCTGTTGTGCAATGTGCAGCTCAAATGTACCGTGATGATATAACAATGCAAGATAATATTGTTTCTCAGCTTACTATGTACACTGAAGCCACAGGTTCTTTTGGAACACCAATGGCTATAAGACAAAGAAATATTCCAACAATTTCCCCAG CAAACTGGTGGTCTGTACATGGAGGTAGTGCAAAGGATCTAAGGAAGATGGCTATCAGAATTTTAAGTCTAACTTGTAGCTCTTCTGCATGTGAAAGAACTTGGAGCGCATTTGAGAGA GTGCATTCTAAGAAAAGAACTAGATTGGGTCAGCGTAAACTAAATGCTCTTGTCTTCATCATGTTCAACAAGAGGCTGCAATGGAAGTATTCTCAAAAGGATAGGGACCCCTTGGTTGCGAAATTCATTGATGATGAGTCAACAAATGAATGGATTGTAGATCCTGATGCACCAGCACCACAATTAGAAGATGATGCTCAGAGTGGTAGTGTGAGAGGTAAGAGAAGATTAATCCATAAAAGTACATCAAGCAAAGCAAAGAAAGCACGAGTTGTTGCAGAAGATGAGCTGGAAGAATTTGATTCTTCTGAAagtgaagaggaagagggagggAACATCCCTTATGCAGATGGAGATGGTTCAAATGACCATGAGGCCGATGATGTTGCTTCTGACAACGAATGA